One window from the genome of Megalobrama amblycephala isolate DHTTF-2021 linkage group LG4, ASM1881202v1, whole genome shotgun sequence encodes:
- the LOC125266125 gene encoding uncharacterized protein LOC125266125 — translation MANAQPITKLNISITGEEEQILGAQGYKLINVNLNEGAGGNQIFLWYKKESGNRPVTRIEFSLNAAMKPGLTDAGYEVINRDLNAGACGDHIFLWYFYGSTEYDNPIVDLKVTKSAKEEPVLMKGGWERLGCDLNRNARGKIMYLWVKRAKTSYIQEIAATVEYTNDSQMFDEGYTRVGEDTNRGAPGNFVMLWYRRTTDKRKALTHLNISTSHEDEIKLQNEGYEKISVNLNTGTGGNVVYLWYKTEGDQSIQAMAQLFNPEAWIEYQKAGINFIEKNLNEGNSGWKMYIAYK, via the coding sequence atggcaaATGCACAGCCAATAACCAAGCTCAATATCTCCATCACTGGGGAAGAAGAGCAAATACTCGGAGCTCAGGGTTATAAGCTCATCAATGTTAACCTCAATGAAGGTGCTGGTGGAAACCAGATCTTTCTTTGGTACAAGAAAGAGTCTGGCAACAGACCTGTGACCAGGATCGAGTTCTCACTCAATGCAGCGATGAAACCCGGTCTGACTGATGCTGGGTATGAGGTGATCAACAGGGATCTGAATGCAGGAGCTTGTGGAGATCACATCTTCCTCTGGTACTTCTACGGCAGCACCGAATATGACAATCCTATTGTGGACCTCAAGGTAACCAAAAGTGCCAAAGAAGAACCTGTTCTTATGAAAGGTGGCTGGGAGAGACTGGGCTGTGATCTGAACCGTAATGCACGAGGAAAAATCATGTACCTGTGGGTGAAGAGAGCGAAGACCAGCTACATACAAGAGATCGCAGCAACTGTTGAGTACACTAATGACAGTCAGATGTTTGATGAGGGCTACACTCGTGTGGGTGAAGACACCAATCGGGGCGCTCCTGGAAACTTCGTCATGCTTTGGTATCGCCGCACAACCGATAAAAGAAAGGCTCTCACTCATCTCAACATATCCACCTCCCACGAGGACGAAATAAAGCTTCAGAACGAAGGCTATGAAAAGATCAGTGTTAATCTCAATACAGGAACCGGTGGAAATGTTGTCTACCTATGGTACAAGACAGAGGGAGATCAATCGATCCAGGCCATGGCTCAGCTGTTCAACCCCGAGGCCTGGATTGAGTATCAGAAAGCTGGTATCAACTTTATCGAGAAAAATCTGAATGAGGGCAACAGTGGTTGGAAAATGTACATAGCCTACAAGTAA